CGAGTTATCCGCCGACAGTTCCACCTTCACCTGCGGATACTGCTGCAGGAAGGGTTTCAGCAGCGGCCACAGCGTGGAAGAGAGCGCATGTTCGCCGGCGGTAATACGGATAGTGCCGGCGGTAATGCCCTGGCTGTCGGTCAGCTGCAGCAGCGTTTTCTCGATATCCAGCAGCATCGGCCCGACGCTCTGGATCAGGTTTTCCCCGGCCTCGGTCGGGGCCACGCTGCGGGTGGTACGGGTTAACAGACGGGTGTTTAAACGCTCTTCGAGGCCGCGGATCGCGTGGCTTAAGGCCGACTGAGAAACGCCTAACTTCGCCGCAGCCCGGGTAAAGCTGCGCTCCTGGGCGACCATCACCAGATAGATCAGGTCGTTAAAATTTTCTCTGAGCATGTGTACGCCTTTGTCAATGTGAGCCAGACTTCAACCTGACCGATATACATAAACTGAAATATATGTGAAATTTTCACGAATCCTGCAACGGCAGCCTGTTTTGTGTGATATGCATCAGCTCCTGAACCTCACCCCGGCTACCTTAGCGTGTTTTTTGAGGTTATTAATGATTTTTAATCATAAAGCCTATCAACTTTCCCCCGCTAATAAAGTGCAACTCGCAATGATACTCTTTGCCCGGCTGTCAGACGCCTCTGACGGTACGACTTATCTGTGAGGTTGTTATGAAAAAATACTCCGTTGCCATTATGGCGCTGACCGCGCTGTTTAGCCTTAACACGGCGTTTGCCGTCGAACTGGTGAATGATGCCGCCGGTAAAACCAAAATCGGCGTGGTCTCCGCCAGCGGTGCATACTCGCTGGACAACCTGACCCGCAAGCTGGCTGTTAAAGCAGAGCGGGAAGGGGCCGGTTCGATGAAAATTATCGCCGCCGGTGGCGAAAATAAAATGCAGGGTGTGGCAGAAATCTACAAATAATCCGTGATCAGGACGAAATATTCCCGCTGGCCTAATACTACCCGCTAATTGACGTTTCTGACGTCTGCATCTGTATCGGCTATCGTGAGCTCTGCGCGTCTGTTTCGTCTGTCTTTATCCGCAGCAACGTTTAGTAAGTCGGGGTGAGAATGGATCGACATACAACGATTATCCATGAGCTGCTGCACTGGATCGACGACAATATCCGCAGCCCGATTAAGGTCGACGATGTCGCACTGCGCTCAGGCTACTCGAAGTGGCACCTGCAGCGGATGTTTTACCGCATTACTCACGTCAGCCTGGGAAACTATATCCGCGACCGCAAGCTGACGCTGGCGGCGGATGATCTGATTAGCACTACTGAGAAGGTAATTACGATATCCGTTAAATATGGCTACGACTCCCAGCAGTCATTTACCCGCTCGTTCGCTAAAAAATATCAGGTTCCTCCGGCAACCTATCGGCGGTTGAATACCACCTGCATCACCCATCCACTTTAAATATATCGGTAACCGGTCTCCGGGAGAAAATAATAATGCCCTATCATGCGGCACTTAAGCCTTCGGCCTTATTCTGTGCGCTGGCTATTTTAGCGCTCACAGGAACCAACAACTGATGTCCAGATTCTTTATCGATCGGCCGGTATTTGCCTGGGTACTGGCGATAATCGTGATGCTGGCCGGGGCGATTTCGATTACGAAACTGCCGGTAGAACAGTACCCTGACGTCGCCCCGACGGCGGTGCAGGTACGTGCGACCTATCCGGGTGCCGATGCGGCCACGCTGCAGAACAGCGTCACCCAGGTGATTGAGCAAAACATGAGCGGGCTGGACGGGCTGATGTACATGTCTTCCACCAGTGACGCCTCCGGCACGCTGCAACTGACGCTGTCATTTGCAAACGGCACCGACGCGGATATTGCCCAGGTCCAGGTGCAGAATAAGCTGCAGCTGGCCACGCCGCTGCTGCCACAGGAAGTGCAGCAGCAGGGCATTACCGTGCGTAAATCCTCCAGCGTATTCTTCCTGGTGCCCGGTTTCTATGATGAAACCGGCCGCATGAGCATGGAAGATATTGCTGACTATGTGGCGACCAACCTGAAGGATCCGCTCAGCCGCATCAGCGGCGTAGGGGATACCACCCTGTTTGGTTCGCAGTATGCGATGCGTATCTGGCTGGATCCCGGCAAACTCAACACCTATCAGCTGACGCCGGTTGACGTGATCGCACGGATTGAAACGCAGAATGCGCAGGTGGCAGCCGGACAGCTGGGCGGTGCGCCGCCGGTAAAAGGCCAGCAGCTTAACGCCTCGATTATCGCCCAGACGCGGCTGACCTCGCCGGAGGCATTTGGCAATATTCTGCTGAAGGTTAACGCGGACGGTTCGCAGGTGCGGCTGCATGACGTGGCGCGCGTTGAACGTGGCGGTGAAAACTACAACTTCGTGGTGAAAATAAATGGTAAACCGGCCTCGGCGCTGGGTATTCAGCTGGCCAGCGGCGCTAACGCCCTCGACACCGCTAACGCCATTCGTGCCAAAATTGAACAGCTCAAACCTTACTTCCCGCAGGGGTTGAAGGTGGTCTATCCCTATGACACCACGCCGTTTATCACGATCTCAATTCATGAGGTGGTTAAGACGCTGGCAGAAGCGATCGTGCTGGTGTTTCTGGTGATGTACCTGTTCCTGCAGAACCTGCGCGCCACGCTGATCCCAACGATTGCCGTCCCGGTGGTGCTGCTGGGCACCTTTGCGATCCTCGATGCCTTTGGCTACTCAGTCAACACCCTGACGATGTTCGGTATGGTGCTGGCGATCGGTCTGCTGGTGGATGATGCGATCGTGGTGGTGGAAAACGTTGAGCGGGTCATGGCGGAAGAGGGGCTGAAACCGAAGGCCGCGACCCGCAAATCAATGGGACAAATTCAGGGCGCGCTGGTGGGGATTGCGCTGGTGCTGTCGGCTGTATTTGTGCCGATGGCGTTCTTTGGCGGCAGTACCGGCGTTATCTATCGTCAGTTCTCAATTACCATCGTGTCGGCGATGGTGCTGTCGGTGCTGGTCGCGCTGATCCTCACCCCTGCGCTGTGCGTCACCCTGCTCAAGCCGGTTAAGACGGGCGGCCACGGCCAGCATCGCGGCTTTTTTGGCTGGTTTAACCGCCGGTTCGACCAGAGCGCCGACCATTACAGCCATGCCGTCGGGCGGATGCTGCACCGCAGCGGTCGTTTCCTGACGATCTATGGCGTGCTGGCGGTCGGCATGGCGGTGCTGTTTGTGCGCCTGCCAACCTCGTTCCTGCCTTCGGAAGACCAGGGGGTACTGGCCACCCAGGCGATCATGCCTGCCGGTGCCACCCAGGAGCGTACCCAGGCGGTGCTGGATCGGGTTAGTGACTGGTATCTGACGGCGGAAAAAAATAACGTGGAGAACGTGCTGACGGTAAACGGTTTTGGTTTTGCCGGCCGCGGGCAGAACGTCGGGATCGCCTTTGTGGGCTTGAAAGACTGGTCCGCGCGTGCGGGCGATGAGAACAAGGTCGACGGCATCGTCAGCCGCGCAATGAAGGCGTTCAGCGCGATTATTGACGGTAACGTGGTGGCCTTTAACCTGCCGCCGATTATCGCGCTGGGTAACGCCACCGGCTTTGACTTTGAGCTGACCGACCAGGCGGGACTCGGCCATCAGCAGCTGACTGCCGCGCGCAATACCCTGCTGGATCTGGCGCGGCAGCATCCCGAGACGCTGGCCGCGGTACGTCCTAACGGTATGGAAGACAGCCCGCAGTTCAGGCTGAATATTGACGAGGAAAAAGCGCTGGCGCTCGGGGTGGATCTGGCCGACATCAATGCCACGCTGAGCAGCGCGTGGGCCGGTAACTACGTTAATGACTTTATCGACGCGGGTCGGGTGAAAAAAGTCTACGTGATGAGCGATGCCCCGTACCGCATGATGCCGCAGGATCTTAACCAGTGGTACGTGCGCGCCAGCAACGACAAGATGGTGCCCTTCGCCAGCTTCTCCACGGCGCAGTGGGTGTTCGGTTCACCGCGTCTTGAGCGCTACAACGGCCTGTCGGCGGTGGAAATTCTCGGGCAACCGGCGGCGGGAAAAAGTTCGGGCGAGGCAATGGCGCTGATGGAACACCTGGCGCAGCAGCTGCCCCCCGGTATCGGCTATGAGTGGACGGGCATGTCCTGGCAGGAGCGGATGTCGGGCCAGCAGGCGCCGGCGCTGTACGCGCTGTCGCTGATTGTGGTGTTCCTGTGCCTCGCCGCGCTGTATGAGAGCTGGTCGATCCCGTTCTCGGTGATGCTGGTGGTGCCGCTCGGGGTGCTGGGCGCACTGGTGGCGACCCTGCTGCGCGGTCTGAATAATGACGTCTACTTTGTGGTGGGGCTGCTGACCACCATCGGACTGTCGGCGAAGAACGCCATTCTGATCGTTGAGTTTGCCAAAGATCTGATTGAGAAAGAGGGCAAAGGGGTGGTGGAAGCCACGCTGGAAGCGGCACGCATGCGTCTGCGACCGATCCTGATGACCTCGCTGGCGTTTATCCTCGGCGTGCTGCCGTTAGCCCTCGCCTCCGGGGCCGGCTCCGGCGCGCAGAATGCGGTGGGCACCGGGGTGATTGGTGGCATGGTCGCCGCCACCCTGCTGGCAGTCTACTTTGTGCCGCTGTTCTTTGTGGTGGTGCGTAACCGCTTCGGCGGGCGGGTGCGCGATGACGAGGATGATGAAGCATAGTGGGTTAGCCACACGGCACTACCGTTCCTCCTCTTAACGTTCCCTCCGTTACCGGGCACCCTTTGCCCGGTAACGACATTGCCCGACAGCGGCAAAGCAAGTTTTCCACTCCTCGCCACAATATGAAATAAAAGTTTTGTAAAAAGAGATGGTTCTGAAATCACCTTTCCACTTATTTCAGAAAACACGCACTGTTTTTCAGGTTATTATGGAGTAAAAACCATCATTATCAGCAGCTAATACCTAAATTGAGTACGGTGATGTAAGTTTGTAAATGCGCCCATTTTGAAATCAAATCGCCATTGTGTGACGACAGTAGAACTTTAATTTCAAATTTGCTGATATGTTAGTTACCAGAACGTAAATTTTTTGACGGAACATTTACACGAAGGATAACAACATGTCGTTAGCGATGAGTCTCAATCCGCAGCAAAGAAAGCGATTACATCAGATAACCTTAGTCGCCACTTTCGGCGGTTTACTGTTTGGCTATGATACCGGGGTGATTAACGGGGCGTTTTCTTCCCTGAAAAGCAATATGGCGCTAACGCCGGAAACAGAAGGGCTGGTGATGGGGATCCTGCTGATCGGTGCCGCCATCGGCAGCGTCTGCGGGGGAAAACTGGCGGATTTCTTCGGCCGCCGTACCTACCTGATCTGGCTCTCCGTCATCTTCTTTGGTGGCGCGGTACTTTCAGCCGTTGCACCAAACGTCACCAGTCTGCTGCTGGCGCGCTTCCTGCTCGGCTATGCCGTTGGCGGTGCTTCCGTTACCGCACCTACGTTTATCTCTGAAGTTGCCCCCACCGAGATGCGCGGTCGGCTAACCGGTTTAAACGAAGTGGCTATTGTGGTCGGCCAGCTGGCCGCCTTCGCCATCAACGCAGCTATCGGCTTTGGTTTTGGGCATCTGCCTGATGTCTGGCGCTATATGCTGATTGTGCAGGCTTTGCCGGCTATCTTCCTGCTGATTGGCATGCTGCGCTCTCCGGAAAGTCCGCGCTGGTTAATGAGTAAAGGGCGAAATGAGGAAGCGCTGACGATCCTGAAACAGATCCGCCCTGAACAACGCGCGATTAAAGAGTATGAAGATATTCTGACGCTGATGAAGGTGGAAAAAGAGCAGAAGCTGCACGAGAAAAGCGCCGTATCGATTATTTTGAATACGCCATGGCTGTTTAAACTGATTCTGGTGGGCATGGCCTTTGCGGCCTTACAGCAAACCACCGGCGTGAACGTGATTATGTATTACGGTACCGAGATCCTGAAAACCGCCGGCTTCTCGGAGAAAATGTCGTTGGTTGCTAACGTGCTTAACGGCGTGTTCTCCGTCGGCGGGATGATCTTCGGCGTGCTGTATCTGGTGGACCGTTTCAAACGAAAAACCCTGATTGTTTACGGCTTCGCGCTGATGGCCACCCTGCACCTGATTATTGCCGGCGCGGATTATCTGCTGGTCGGCGATCTGAAGGCAACGGTGATCTGGCTGCTCGGGGCGCTCTTCGTCGGCGTGATGCAGGCGACGCTGGGCTTCCTCACCTGGGTGGTGCTGGCGGAACTGTTCCCGCTCAAGGTGCGCGGCCTGTCGATGGGCATCTCGGTGTTCTTTATGTGGGTGATGAACGCCATCGTCAGCTACCTGTTCCCGCTGCTGCAGGCCAAGCTGGGGCTGGGGCCGGTGTTCCTGATCTTTGCGGTAATTAACTACCTGGCCATCATCTTTGTGGTGAAAGCCCTGCCGGAAACGGCCAATAAGTCACTGGAGCAGCTGGAAGAAGAGCTCTCTTCGGGCAGTGAAACCGCTATCAACACCTCATCAGGCGGAGAAAGAGTATGATCGAGACCATCACCACCGATAACCTGCATCTTGGATGCCAGGCGAAAAACAAGGCCGAAGTCCTCGCCATGGTCGGCCGGGAGTTTAAGGCTAAAGGCTACGTCAGCCAGGAGTGCGTGGCGTTTCTCGACGAGCGGGAACGCCAGGTGTCGACCTTCTTAGGCAACGGCATTACGCTGCCGCACCTGCCGAAATCGCAGACCGGCATTATCCTGAGAACCGGCGTGGAGATTTTCCAGTTCCCCGACGGCGTGATCTGGGACCGCAGCAACGTGATGTTTATTGCGATTGGCGTGGCGGCGAAAGAGAAAGAGCATATCGACGTGCTGAAGGACGTGGCGTCGGTGTTCAGCGATGAGATTATCGCTAACGCGCTGTCGCTGATCTCCGGTAAAGAGGACTTCCTGCGCATTCTTAACCGCAGGTAATCCCAATCCCCCACGCTGGCCGTGTGCCTGCGTGGGGGATAATCCCCACAGAACGCAGAGAACGCACAGAACGCACAGAACGTAGAAAACACTCACAACCTCACAACCTCACAACCTCACAACCTTACAACCTTACAACCTCACAGCCTCACAGCCTCACAGCCTCACAGCCTCACGGCCTGATACCTGCACTGCCTCCAGGTCTGCCGGTCAGCCAGATAATTCGGATATCCCGGCAATCGCAATCCTCGCAGCACTCTTGACCCGTCACACTATCCCGGATATTTGCACTCTTTCCCGGCGGTTTTTAGTGGACCCTGCTTCACCACGCGGCGATCCTTGACTACGCTTGATGCTGGTATTGCGTAAACCTTTACACCCATTACCCTTATTGCCGTCACAGTCCTCAGATGATTAGCCCGCTTTTCCCTTTTACGTCGGTGGGAGAAGGGAGCGCGCAGAATTTCAGATACTGAATCTGCGCCATCCCGGGCTGACGGACCGCCGGTAAGGTAAATATGTGTAAAGGGGCAGGTGCATGATGTTGCCGGGGCGGATTCGGTGTTATAAGTCCACGAAATTAAACCTCTTTCTTACCTGTTGATTTGATTATGAATTTAAGAGCAATCCGATTTTTATTCTGCTGTGGCCTGCTGACGCTGGCCGGTTGTGCACATCATCAACAGGCCGCATCTTCCACACCCGCACCCCAGGCTGAAGATGCTTCCCAGCAGGACCTGATCCCGGTGCTGGCCGCGCTGCACGATCAGATGCACACCTGGCAGGACACCCCCTATCAGTGGGGCGGCACCAACCTTAACGGCGTTGACTGTTCCGGCTTTGTCTGGCGCACGCTGAAGGATCGTTTCAATCTGCCGGTTGAGCGGATGAACACCGGCGATCTGCTGAAGATGGGCCAGCCGGTGAAAGAGAGCCAGCTGCGCACCGGCGACCTG
This window of the Erwinia sp. E602 genome carries:
- a CDS encoding YdgH/BhsA/McbA-like domain containing protein, which translates into the protein MKKYSVAIMALTALFSLNTAFAVELVNDAAGKTKIGVVSASGAYSLDNLTRKLAVKAEREGAGSMKIIAAGGENKMQGVAEIYK
- a CDS encoding helix-turn-helix domain-containing protein — translated: MDRHTTIIHELLHWIDDNIRSPIKVDDVALRSGYSKWHLQRMFYRITHVSLGNYIRDRKLTLAADDLISTTEKVITISVKYGYDSQQSFTRSFAKKYQVPPATYRRLNTTCITHPL
- a CDS encoding efflux RND transporter permease subunit is translated as MSRFFIDRPVFAWVLAIIVMLAGAISITKLPVEQYPDVAPTAVQVRATYPGADAATLQNSVTQVIEQNMSGLDGLMYMSSTSDASGTLQLTLSFANGTDADIAQVQVQNKLQLATPLLPQEVQQQGITVRKSSSVFFLVPGFYDETGRMSMEDIADYVATNLKDPLSRISGVGDTTLFGSQYAMRIWLDPGKLNTYQLTPVDVIARIETQNAQVAAGQLGGAPPVKGQQLNASIIAQTRLTSPEAFGNILLKVNADGSQVRLHDVARVERGGENYNFVVKINGKPASALGIQLASGANALDTANAIRAKIEQLKPYFPQGLKVVYPYDTTPFITISIHEVVKTLAEAIVLVFLVMYLFLQNLRATLIPTIAVPVVLLGTFAILDAFGYSVNTLTMFGMVLAIGLLVDDAIVVVENVERVMAEEGLKPKAATRKSMGQIQGALVGIALVLSAVFVPMAFFGGSTGVIYRQFSITIVSAMVLSVLVALILTPALCVTLLKPVKTGGHGQHRGFFGWFNRRFDQSADHYSHAVGRMLHRSGRFLTIYGVLAVGMAVLFVRLPTSFLPSEDQGVLATQAIMPAGATQERTQAVLDRVSDWYLTAEKNNVENVLTVNGFGFAGRGQNVGIAFVGLKDWSARAGDENKVDGIVSRAMKAFSAIIDGNVVAFNLPPIIALGNATGFDFELTDQAGLGHQQLTAARNTLLDLARQHPETLAAVRPNGMEDSPQFRLNIDEEKALALGVDLADINATLSSAWAGNYVNDFIDAGRVKKVYVMSDAPYRMMPQDLNQWYVRASNDKMVPFASFSTAQWVFGSPRLERYNGLSAVEILGQPAAGKSSGEAMALMEHLAQQLPPGIGYEWTGMSWQERMSGQQAPALYALSLIVVFLCLAALYESWSIPFSVMLVVPLGVLGALVATLLRGLNNDVYFVVGLLTTIGLSAKNAILIVEFAKDLIEKEGKGVVEATLEAARMRLRPILMTSLAFILGVLPLALASGAGSGAQNAVGTGVIGGMVAATLLAVYFVPLFFVVVRNRFGGRVRDDEDDEA
- a CDS encoding sugar porter family MFS transporter codes for the protein MSLAMSLNPQQRKRLHQITLVATFGGLLFGYDTGVINGAFSSLKSNMALTPETEGLVMGILLIGAAIGSVCGGKLADFFGRRTYLIWLSVIFFGGAVLSAVAPNVTSLLLARFLLGYAVGGASVTAPTFISEVAPTEMRGRLTGLNEVAIVVGQLAAFAINAAIGFGFGHLPDVWRYMLIVQALPAIFLLIGMLRSPESPRWLMSKGRNEEALTILKQIRPEQRAIKEYEDILTLMKVEKEQKLHEKSAVSIILNTPWLFKLILVGMAFAALQQTTGVNVIMYYGTEILKTAGFSEKMSLVANVLNGVFSVGGMIFGVLYLVDRFKRKTLIVYGFALMATLHLIIAGADYLLVGDLKATVIWLLGALFVGVMQATLGFLTWVVLAELFPLKVRGLSMGISVFFMWVMNAIVSYLFPLLQAKLGLGPVFLIFAVINYLAIIFVVKALPETANKSLEQLEEELSSGSETAINTSSGGERV
- a CDS encoding PTS sugar transporter subunit IIA, with protein sequence MIETITTDNLHLGCQAKNKAEVLAMVGREFKAKGYVSQECVAFLDERERQVSTFLGNGITLPHLPKSQTGIILRTGVEIFQFPDGVIWDRSNVMFIAIGVAAKEKEHIDVLKDVASVFSDEIIANALSLISGKEDFLRILNRR
- a CDS encoding C40 family peptidase gives rise to the protein MNLRAIRFLFCCGLLTLAGCAHHQQAASSTPAPQAEDASQQDLIPVLAALHDQMHTWQDTPYQWGGTNLNGVDCSGFVWRTLKDRFNLPVERMNTGDLLKMGQPVKESQLRTGDLVFFRIDGGMHVGFYDTSRNFLHASVSKGVMRSSLDNPYWQKVYYQARRLPKEMGGQITLNREGQHIAKNG